In Felis catus isolate Fca126 chromosome A3, F.catus_Fca126_mat1.0, whole genome shotgun sequence, a single genomic region encodes these proteins:
- the VPS16 gene encoding LOW QUALITY PROTEIN: vacuolar protein sorting-associated protein 16 homolog (The sequence of the model RefSeq protein was modified relative to this genomic sequence to represent the inferred CDS: inserted 1 base in 1 codon) translates to MDCYTANWNPLGDSAFYRKYELYSMDWDLKEELRDCLVAAAPYGGPIALLRNPWRKEKAASIRPVLEIYSASGLPLASLLWKSGPVVSLGWSAEEELLCVQEDGGVLVYGLHGDFRRHFSMGNEVLQNRVLDARIFHTEFGSGVAILTGAHRFTLSANVSDLKLRRMPEVPGLQGAPTCWTALCQDRVAHILLAVGPDLYLLDQSACSAVTPFGLAPGVSSFLQMAVSFTYRHLALFTDTGYIWMGTASLKEKLCEFNCNIRAPPKQMVWCSRPRSKERAVVVAWERRLMVVGDAPESIQFVLDEDSYLVPELDGVRIFSRSTHEFLHEVPVASEEIFKIASMAPGALLLEAQKEYEKESQKADEYLREIQELGQLTQAVQQCIEAAGHEHRPDMQKSLLRAASFGKCFLDRFPPDSFVRMCQDLRVLNAIRDYHIGIPLTYSQYKQLTIQVLLDRLVLRRLYPXAIQICEYLRLPEVQGVSRILAHWACYKVQQKDVSDEDVARAINQKLGDTPGVSYSDIAARAYGCGRTELAIKLLEYEPRSGEQVPLLLKMKRSKLALSKAIESGDTDLVFTVLLHLKNELNRGDFFMTLRNQPMALSLYRQFCKHQELETLKDLYNQDDNHQELGSFHIRASYAAEERIEGRVAALQTAADAFYKAKNEFAAKATEDQMRLLRLQRRLEDELGGRFLDLSLHDTVTTLILGGHNKRAEQLARDFRIPDKRLWWLKLTALADLEDWEELEKFSKSKKSPIGYLPFVEICMKQHNKYEAKKYASRVGPEQKVKALLLVGDVAQAADVAIEHRNEAELSLVLSHCTGATDGATADKIQRARTQAQKK, encoded by the exons GAAATATGAGCTGTACAGCATGGACTGGGACCTGAAGGAGGAACTCAGGGATTGCCTGGTAGCTGCTGCGCCCTACGGGGGCCCCATTG CACTGTTGAGGAACCCGTGGCGGAAGGAGAAGGCTGCCAGCATACGGCCAGTGCTTGAGATCTATTCTGCTTCCGGCCTGCCTCTGGCCAGTCTGCTG TGGAAGAGCGGGCCCGTGGTGTCCCTAGGCTGGTCAGCTGAAGAGGAGCTGCTCTGCGTGCAGGAGGATGGTGGAGTGCTGGTGTATGGGCTTCACGGTGACTTCCGGAGACACTTCAGCATGGGCAAT gAGGTGCTCCAGAACCGGGTTCTGGACGCCCGGATCTTCCATACTGAGTTTGGTTCAGGGGTGGCCATCCTCACCGGGGCCCACCGCTTTACTCTCAGTGCCAATGTCAGTGACCTCAAACTCCGCCGGATGCCAGAGGTGCCAG GTCTGCAGGGTGCACCTACGTGCTGGACCGCCCTCTGCCAGGACCGAGTTGCACACATTCTTCTGGCTGTGGGGCCTGATCTTTACCTCCTGGACCAGTCCGCCTGCTCCGCAGTG ACACCTTTTGGCCTGGCGCCAGGAGTGAGCAGCTTCCTGCAGATGGCCGTCTCCTTCACCTACCGACACCTGGCACTCTTCACGGACACAGGCTACATCTGGATGGGGACAGCATCACTCAAG GAGAAGCTGTGTGAGTTCAACTGTAACATCCGGGCCCCCCCGAAGCAGATGGTCTG GTGCAGCCGCCCTCGCAGCAAAGAGAGGGCCGTTGTGGTGGCCTGGGAGAGGCGGCTAATGGTGGTGGGTGATGCGCCCGAGAGCATCCA GTTTGTGCTGGACGAAGACTCCTATTTGGTTCCTGAGCTGGATGGGGTCCGCATCTTCTCTCGTAGCACCCACGAGTTCCTACATGAGGTTCCAG TGGCCAGCGAGGAGATCTTCAAAATTGCCTCGATGGCCCCTGGAGCGCTGTTGTTGGAGGCCCAGAAAGAGTATGAG aaagAGAGCCAGAAGGCAGATGAGTACCTACGGGAGATCCAGGAGCTGGGGCAGCTGACCCAGGCCGTGCAGCAGTGCATCGAGGCCGCGGGACATGAGCACCGGCCAGACATGCAGAAGAGCCTGCTCAGG GCGGCCTCCTTTGGGAAGTGTTTCCTCGACAGATTTCCACCTGACAGCTTCGTGCGCATGTGTCAGGACCTGCGTGTGCTCAATGCCATTCGGGACTATCACATCGGGATCCCCCTCACTTATAGCCA ATATAAGCAGCTCACCATCCAGGTGCTGCTGGACAG GCTTGTGTTGCGGAGGCTTTACC TGGCGATCCAGATTTGTGAGTACCTGCGCCTTCCTGAAGTGCAGGGCGTCAGCAGGATCCTGGCCCACTGGGCCTGCTACAAG GTGCAACAGAAGGACGTGTCCGACGAGGATGTTGCTCGGGCCATTAACCAGAAGCTGGGGGATACGCCTGGCGTCTCTTACTCTGACATTGCTGCGAGGGCCTATGGCTGTGGCCGCACAGAGCTGGCCATCAAG ctgCTGGAGTATGAGCCACGCTCTGGGGAGCAGGTACCCCTTCTCCTAAAGATGAAGAGGAGCAAACTGGCGCTGAGCAAGGCCATTGAGAGTGGGGACACTGATCTGG TGTTCACGGTGTTGCTGCACCTGAAGAATGAGCTAAATCGAGGAGATTTTTTCATGACCCTTCGGAACCAGCCCATGGCCCTGAGTTTGTACCGACAG TTCTGTAAACATCAGGAGCTAGAGACGCTGAAGGACCTCTACAATCAGGATGACAACCACCAGGAGCTGGGCAGCTTCCACATCCGAGCCAGCTATGCTGCAGAGGAG CGTATCGAGGGGCGGGTTGCAGCTTTGCAGACAGCAGCTGACGCCTTCTACAAAGCCAAGAACGAGTTCGCAGCCAAG GCCACAGAGGATCAAATGAGGCTCCTACGGCTGCAGCGACGCCTAGAAGATGAGTTGGGGGGCCGGTTCCTGGACTTGTCTCTACACGACACGGTCACTACCCTCATCCTTGGAGGCCACAACAAGCGAGCAGAGCAGCTGGCACGTGACTTCCGCATTCCTGACAAGAG GCTCTGGTGGCTGAAGCTGACTGCCCTGGCCGATCTGGAAGACTGGGAGGAGCTAGAGAAGTTTTCAAAGAGCAAGAAATCACCCATTGGCTACCTG CCCTTTGTTGAGATCTGCATGAAGCAACACAACAAATATGAGGCCAAGAAGTATGCCTCCCGTGTGGGTCCGGAGCAGAAGGTCAAGGCCTTGCTTCTCGTTGG GGATGTGGCTCAGGCCGCAGATGTGGCCATCGAGCACAGGAATGAAGCAGAGCTGAGCCTTGTATTATCCCACTGCACTGGAGCCACAGATGGGGCCACGGCCGACAAAATTCAGCGGGCTAGGACACAAGCCCAGAAGAAGTGA